The Bacteroidota bacterium genome window below encodes:
- a CDS encoding heavy-metal-associated domain-containing protein: MKSNKIITLMLLSIFLITGLGSKTYAENKIMTENEQTLLKETIKEVQFRCKGIGCSGCTNTITEAVKKLEGIKEVTSDVKSKIVKVSFDSKIVSVKEIEKAINDSGYETEVVN, encoded by the coding sequence ATGAAATCAAATAAAATTATTACATTAATGTTGTTATCAATTTTTTTGATAACAGGCTTGGGCAGCAAAACATATGCAGAAAATAAAATTATGACAGAAAACGAACAAACACTTTTGAAAGAAACAATAAAAGAAGTTCAATTCAGATGCAAAGGCATCGGCTGCTCGGGATGCACAAATACAATTACTGAAGCAGTAAAAAAACTTGAGGGTATAAAAGAAGTAACCTCTGATGTAAAAAGTAAAATAGTGAAAGTAAGTTTCGATTCAAAAATAGTTTCAGTAAAAGAAATTGAGAAAGCTATAAATGACTCCGGATATGAAACCGAAGTTGTAAATTAA
- a CDS encoding FAD-dependent oxidoreductase, translating to MSFTYDFIIIGAGLGGLSTGLLLQQKGAKVLILESHTVSGGCASYFRRISKSEPIGNFNFDVGATTLSGFREDQPLYKFIKDTGIEEEVRKNLHKQSTGIVIHNLLNEKIYRYADENLWVNECINKFGDVDGMKKFWQLIFKLERKAYKLIPSLKNFPPTNLMDYLSLPKNPKNLNLLYYLTQTVDDVLKKFGLDKNLTFKKFLNEQLMITAQAHTDKVPFLPACLALNYPAETYYINGGMYSFSKIMQDKFTQLGGEFFFKNRAEKITKENSFYEVITNKGKYRAKKIISNAPIWNNENLFENKAAKKYFNILSEKNSEAWGAFTLYFAVEDNFSDYGSLYHQIHFKSSIAASCSIFVSISRNGDGQKAPAGWRTITVSTHISNPEEWKNYSDEVYDEKKKILTEEIMKSIEENFDNIKNCKKKYILSGSPKSFEFYTNRKNGYVGGMPITIERNFFRQIPSKTPIEDFYLVGDTVFPGQGAPAVILGAMMLSSRI from the coding sequence TTGTCATTTACTTACGATTTTATCATTATTGGCGCAGGTCTCGGTGGATTGTCAACAGGACTACTTCTTCAGCAAAAAGGCGCAAAAGTTTTAATTCTTGAATCTCACACTGTAAGCGGCGGATGCGCTTCATACTTCAGACGAATATCAAAATCGGAGCCCATTGGAAATTTTAACTTCGATGTCGGCGCAACAACTCTGAGCGGATTCCGGGAAGACCAGCCTTTATACAAATTTATTAAAGATACAGGAATCGAAGAAGAGGTCAGAAAAAATTTGCACAAGCAAAGTACAGGAATTGTAATTCATAATTTACTGAACGAAAAAATTTACCGATACGCAGATGAAAATTTATGGGTAAATGAATGTATTAATAAATTTGGTGATGTAGACGGTATGAAAAAATTCTGGCAATTAATTTTTAAGCTTGAAAGAAAAGCCTATAAGTTAATTCCTTCACTCAAGAATTTTCCGCCGACAAATTTAATGGATTATTTATCTCTTCCTAAAAATCCGAAGAATTTAAATCTGCTTTATTATCTCACTCAAACAGTTGATGATGTATTAAAGAAATTTGGCTTAGATAAAAATCTGACATTCAAAAAATTTCTCAACGAGCAGCTTATGATAACTGCGCAGGCGCACACTGATAAAGTCCCGTTTTTACCTGCTTGTCTTGCATTGAATTATCCCGCCGAAACTTATTATATAAACGGCGGAATGTACTCATTTTCCAAAATTATGCAGGATAAGTTTACACAGTTAGGCGGAGAATTTTTTTTTAAAAACAGAGCAGAAAAAATTACAAAAGAAAACTCCTTTTATGAAGTTATTACTAATAAAGGAAAATACAGAGCAAAAAAAATTATTTCAAATGCTCCGATATGGAATAACGAAAATTTATTTGAAAATAAAGCTGCAAAAAAGTATTTTAACATTCTTTCCGAAAAAAACTCAGAAGCTTGGGGAGCATTTACTTTGTACTTTGCAGTAGAAGACAACTTCAGTGATTACGGTTCGCTTTATCATCAGATACATTTCAAGAGCAGCATAGCAGCATCATGTTCTATTTTCGTTTCAATATCAAGAAACGGAGACGGGCAAAAAGCTCCTGCCGGGTGGAGAACGATTACCGTTTCAACGCATATATCAAATCCCGAAGAATGGAAGAATTACTCCGATGAAGTTTACGATGAGAAGAAAAAAATTCTGACTGAAGAAATAATGAAATCTATAGAAGAAAACTTTGATAACATCAAAAACTGCAAGAAAAAATATATTCTGTCAGGGAGTCCAAAGTCATTTGAGTTTTATACAAATAGAAAAAATGGTTATGTCGGCGGAATGCCCATTACAATTGAGCGCAATTTTTTCAGACAAATTCCGTCTAAAACTCCAATAGAAGATTTTTATTTAGTCGGAGATACAGTTTTTCCCGGACAAGGCGCTCCTGCTGTAATTTTAGGAGCAATGATGTTGAGTTCAAGAATATGA